One part of the Musa acuminata AAA Group cultivar baxijiao chromosome BXJ1-5, Cavendish_Baxijiao_AAA, whole genome shotgun sequence genome encodes these proteins:
- the LOC135674381 gene encoding dormancy-associated protein homolog 3-like: MGLLDQLWDDTVAGPRPETGLGRLRKHSSFGFRSNPSKEGPTADGGGIGRSEGGGEEVEVRVTRSIMIKRPAGSPSTGNSTPPASPAGSTPPISPFAGSGDWDRFRRKSSSNAYERVGGGTVSIGSRDPTNEV; this comes from the exons ATGGGCCTTCTTGACCAGCTCTGGGACGACACCGTCGCCGGGCCCCGACCCGAGACCGGCCTCGGCCGCCTCCGGAAGCACTCCTCCTTTGGCTTCCGCTCCAACCCCAGCAAAG AGGGACCGACGGCGGACGGAGGAGGGATCGGCCGATCGGAGGGCGGCGGCGAGGAGGTGGAAGTGAGGGTGACGCGAAGCATCATGATCAAGCGGCCAGCTGGGAGCCCTTCTACGGGGAATTCCACGCCGCCTGCGTCGCCCGCAGGATCCACGCCGCCCATCTCGCCCTTCGCCG GAAGCGGGGACTGGGATCGATTTAGGAGGAAATCATCATCCAATGCATATGAAAGAGTTGGAGGAGGAACGGTTAGCATCGGATCCCGGGATCCTACAAATGAGGTTTGA